Proteins encoded in a region of the Benincasa hispida cultivar B227 chromosome 2, ASM972705v1, whole genome shotgun sequence genome:
- the LOC120071065 gene encoding AP2/ERF and B3 domain-containing transcription factor At1g50680-like — MKQELSSTISKSRENAIGEALDSSCVTHPFPANGNSRQGRSLTSKFKGIVPQQNGHWGAQIYANHQRIWLGTFKSENEAAMAYDSAAIRIRRGDCHRNFPWTKFTIEEPNFQKLYTTEALLNMLKDGSYRTKFAEYLRECSESAQMSASPSAEKAHKNGGTSIKQLFQKELTPSDVGKLNRLVIPKKYAVKYFPHISASAIENEEGGNDDCGVQLVFFDKMMRLWKFRYCYWKSSQSYVFTRGWNRFVKEKELKPNDTIAFYLCEAVKASDSKTTFCVVDVKNRDDNGDILVENETTCSTLQLDLRHEEVEELVSPKHVDDEVEDDSEVKGFKLFGVHIK; from the coding sequence ATGAAACAGGAGTTGTCAAGTACGATTTCGAAAAGCAGGGAGAATGCAATTGGAGAAGCTTTGGATTCAAGCTGCGTCACTCATCCTTTTCCTGCTAATGGAAATAGTAGACAAGGAAGGAGTTTAACCTCAAAATTCAAAGGCATTGTGCCTCAGCAGAATGGCCACTGGGGTGCTCAAATTTACGCTAATCACCAGCGTATTTGGCTTGGGACATTCAAGTCAGAAAATGAGGCAGCCATGGCTTATGATAGTGCAGCTATCAGAATCAGGAGGGGAGATTGTCATAGAAACTTTCCTTGGACCAAATTCACTATTGAAGAGCCAAACTTTCAGAAACTTTACACTACAGAAGCTTTGCTTAATATGTTAAAGGACGGTTCTTACAGAACCAAATTTGCGGAGTATTTGAGGGAATGTTCCGAAAGCGCGCAAATGTCAGCCAGTCCCTCTGCAGAAAAGGCGCATAAGAATGGAGGGACATCTATtaaacaactttttcaaaagGAGCTAACACCTAGCGATGTTGGTAAGTTGAACAGATTGGTCATCCCAAAGAAGTACGCTGTTAAATACTTCCCTCACATATCAGCTAGTGCAATAGAAAATGAGGAAGGTGGCAATGATGATTGTGGCGTGCAGCTTGTATTTTTTGACAAAATGATGAGACTCTGGAAATTTCGATACTGTTATTGGAAAAGCAGCCAGAGCTATGTTTTTACGCGTGGTTGGAATCGAtttgtgaaggaaaaagaacTGAAGCCTAATGACACAATAGCTTTCTACTTGTGTGAAGCAGTTAAGGCAAGCGATTCTAAAACTACATTCTGTGTGGTGGATGTTAAAAACCGTGACGACAACGGTGATATCTTGGTTGAGAATGAAACCACATGCAGCACATTGCAGCTCGATTTGAGGCATGAAGAAGTTGAGGAATTGGTGTCGCCTAAGCACGTAGACGATGAAGTCGAAGATGATTCTGAAGTTAAGGGCTTCAAACTGTTTGGAGTGCACATCAAGTGA